The Herpetosiphonaceae bacterium sequence GCCCGCATAGACGGTGATCTGGACCATCGCCAGAAACGGCGCGCTCAGCAGCAGGTACAGCACGGCCACGCCGAAGAAGTTTAGCACCAGCCAGAGCGCCGAGTGTACGGCGTTATGGCTGAGCACCATTGCCGCCGCCGCTCCGATGGTAATCAATGCGGTAATAACAAAAAGCACAGTTTCCATAGCGTATTTTCTCCGCAACAAGAGACGAGTGACGACCGGCTATCTTACCACAAACGTCACTCGTCCCTTGCAGTGGTCACAGCTTAAAGCTCCATCTGCGCGGGTGGATTCGGCGGACGATTGAGATTCTGAAGGATCGGCGGCGGCTCGCCCCAGCCCTTATCTTCCGGCACCAGCAGCATCTCTTTGGTATAGACCGCCGACTTGCGATCGTAGAACGATAGCTCATACTGATGCTCCAGCACGATCGCGTTCGTCGGGCAGGCGTCCTCGCAGTAGCCGCAGTAGATGCAGCGCAGCATATTGATCTCGTACTTCACCGCGTAGCGCTCGCCGTAGCCGACCGGGTTATTCGGATCGTTTTCGGCGGGCTCGACGTAGATCGCGTCTGCGGGACAGGCCGCCGCGCACAGCGAGCAGCCGATGCAGCGCTCCTTGCCGTCGGCGTAGCGCTTTAGCTCGTGCTTGCCGCGAAACCGCTCGCGCACCGGTCGCTTGACCTCAGGATACGAGATCGTGATCGGACGCTGGAACAGGTATTTTGCCGTGGTCCGCAGCCCCTTGATCAAATCAAACATCAGATACTCCTAACGTGCGGCACCAAACAGGCCCGGCAGATACGGATCGATCACGATCGCGCCGACCGCCGTGATCGCCACCAGCGCCAGCGAGATCGGCAGCAGTTGCTTCCAGCCGATGTCCATCAACTGGTTGTACTTGAAGCGCGGCAGCGTCGCGCGGACCCAGACGCTCAAGAACAGGAAGAAGATCAGCTTCAGCAGGAAGTAGCCTACCGAAACCAGCGCGGCGATGTTGGGATAGCCCGCGTTGTAGAGCACGTCCACGCCGGGGCCGCGCCAGCCGCCCAGGAAGAGCGTCACGCCGATCGTCGAAACCGCGATCAGCTTGATATACTCGGCCATAAAGAAGAGCGCAAACTTCATCGACGAGTACTCGGTGTTGTAGCCGCCCACCAGCTCCTGCTCGGCCTCCACGAGGTCGAAGGGCGCGCGCACCACTTCCGCCGTCGAGGCCAGCCAGAAGACACAGAAGGCGATCAGGCCCGTTGGCTTGAAAATATTCCACCAGCCCGCCTGGCTCTCCACGATGCGGCACGTGCTGAGCGAGCTGAACGTCTCGGCGGGCTGCTGCCACATCAGCGCGCACGACGGATAGGCCGCGCTCGCCTGGGCGGCTGGCTGATCGGTCAGCATGATCGCCACCAGGATCGACAGGCCCAGCGCCAGCTCGTAGGAGATGAGCTGCGCCGCCGAGCGAATGCCGCCGAGCATCGAGTACTTGTTGTTGGACGACCAGCCGCCGAGCGTGATGCCGTACACGCCGATCGATGTGACCGAGAGCAGGTACAGAATGCCGACGTTGATGTCGGTAAACTGGATCGGCACTACCGCCGCCTCCTGGCCCAGCAGCCACGACAGATCGAGATACGCGCCGAACGGGATCACCGCGAAGAGCAGGATCGCCGGGATCATCGCCAGCGCGGGCGAGAGATTATAGATCACCTTGTCGGCCTGCGTCGGCGTGATGTCCTCTTTGAAAAAAAGCTTGACCGCGTCCGCCAGCGGCTGGAAAAAGCCGCCCGGCCCGGCGCGGTTCGGCCCGACGCGGTTTTGGAACCGGGCCAGCAGCCGCCGCTCGAACAACGTCAGATAGGCAAACGCCGTCGTCGTGCCCAGGAACAGCACCAGCGCGACGATGATCAGCGTGATCAGCCGAACCCAAAAACTCATGTTACGCCTCGACCTTTTCGATCTTCACGGGCGTTAAAACACCGGTCTGGAGCGCGCCCAGCGGGATCTCCGCCAGATCGGGCACGAGCAGTGTTCCCTCGCCGACTTCGCCATCGACCTTTGCATCCAGCTCCAGCGCGCCAAGCGCCGAGGTCAGCCGCACCCGGTCGCCTGAGCTGATGCGCAGCCGCGCGGCATCCGCCCGCGCAATCCCGACATACGGACGCGGCACCCAGAAGCTCAGGCCCTCGGCGTTCTGCATCAGCGTGCCGCCGTCGTACAGGCGCGGCGCGGCGACCAGCAGCATCTGGCCGTCCTGTCGCGCCAGCGCGCCCGGCTGCGAGAAGACCAGATCGAACGCGACATTCGGCTGCTCCGCCAGCGTCGGCCACTGCACGCCGAAGCCCTCGGTATTCTCGTAGCTCGTGCCGTCGTAGAAGACCGGATCGGCCACCGCCTGACGGCCCCACACGCCGCCGCTCGATTTGAGCCTGGCGTAGCTCGCGCCCTTGTAGATCGCCACGCGCTCCACGATCTCGGCATTCACGTCGTCGATGGAGCGATAGACCCACGGGCTTTGCGTCGACATCTGCGCCGTGCGCGCCTTCTTCTTGCTGGTCTGGCCCCTGCCTGCGCCGACAGCGACGGTCGCCGTCTCCGCCACGGGCATCATATTCGCCAGCGTGCGGCCAAGCGCGCCGATGATCTGCCAGTCGGGACGGCTCTCGCCCAGGCTGTTGCGCGCCGCGCGGAAGCGCTGCACGCGCCGCTCGGCGCTGGTGTACGTGCCGTCGCGCTCGGCGAACGCCGCCGCAGGCAGCACGAAGTCCGCTAGCTGCGCGGTCGGCGTCATGAATAGATCCTGCACGATCACCAGATCGACCTTGTTCAGCGCCGCCTCGGCCCCAGGATTGGCCCCCACCGGATCAAGACCGGCGATGTACATCGCGCGCAGCTTGCGATTAGCCGCCGCCTGCAACATCTGCCGCGCGGTCATGCCGCTCTTGGAGACGGCGGTATAGCCCGGCCCCTTGCTCGGTCGGACGCCCATGTCGAGCGCGCCACGGCTATTGTTGTAGCGCAGGATCGGCAGCACGCCGTTGCCGGCCCGCCCCACATGCCCCGTCAGCAGGGCGATGTTGCCGAGCGCCTGAAGCAGCGGCGTCCCGGCGGCGAACGCCTCGCGGCCATAGACGATGATCAGGTTTTCGGCTCCGGCCACGCTCCTGGCGACCGCTTGCAGCACATCGGCGGCGATGCCGGTCTGCTCCGCCACCTTGGCGACGCTGAACGGCTGGAGCGCGGTACGCAGCGTGTCGAGGTTCTTGGTGCGGCTGGCGATAAACTCGCGCTGCTCAAGGCCGCCTTCGAGGATCGCCGACAGCACGCCGAGCACAAACTGCGTCTCGCTGCCGTAGCTGTAGCGCACCGTGCTCGACGCCGCAGCATCCAGCTTGGTCGGGCGGCCATTCGCCACGATCAGCTCGCCGCCCCGGCGCCTGATGCCGCGCAGCCGCAGCAGATAGACCGGCGCTTCTTCTTCGGGATCGGCGCCGACGACCAGCACCGTGGTGCCTTTGCCGAGCTTGCCCAGGTCGGTGCCGCTGGCAACGCCGAAGGCATAGCCCAGATCGTCGTGCTCAGGCTCGTCGCGCGTGCCGTTGCGACAGTCGATGTGCGGCGACTGTAAGACCTCGCGGAAGAGCTTCTGGAACAGGTACAGATCCTCGTTCGCCAGCCGCCCGCCCGCAAGACCGGCGATCACATCGCCGCCATAGCCTTCGACGATGCCATAGAGCCGCTGCGCGATCTCCTCCAGCGCCTCCTGCCAGCTCGTCTCGATCAGGCCGCCGTCGTGCCGCACCAGCGGCCTGGTCAGGCGCTTGGGACTATCCGCGAAGTGATGCCCGTAGCGGCCACGGTCGCAGATCCAGATCTCGTTGACCCACTCGTTGGCGCGCGGCTGCACGCGCTTGATGTCGCGGTAGCGCATATCGAGCGTGATGTTGCAGCCAACCGGGCAGTGCGGGCAGATGCTCGGCACCGGCTTGACTTCCCAGACGCGGCCAGCAAAGCGGAACTCGTGGCTCATCAGCGCGCCGACCGGACAAATATCGACGGTGTTGCCCGAAAACTTCGAGTTGAACGGCGGATTCGACCTGGACTGGATCATCCAGGCCCGGCCACGGTTGGCAAAGCCCAGCACGCTATCGCCCGCGATCTCATCCTCGAAGCGCACGCAGCGCGAGCACAGAATGCAGCGCTCGCGGTCCAGGTCGATCAGCGGGCCGAGCGGCACCGGCTTCTCGAAGTGAACCTTGTCGCTGTAGTCGAAGCGCGTGACGGCAGGGCCGTAGCCCATCGTCAGGTTTTGCAGCGGGCACTCGCCGCCCTTGATACACACGGGACAGTCGAGCGGATGCGACGTGAGCAGCATTTCGAGCACGCCTTTGCGGGCAAACTCGACCTCCGCCGTGTTGGTCTTGACGACCATCCCGTTCGAGACGGGCGTGGTGCAGGCCGTCTGCAAGCGCGGCATCATCGCGATCACCGGCTTGCTCTCCCCGTCCAGCACCGGCTGCTTGGTCGCCGGGTCCATCTTGGGCGTGCCCACCTCGACGAGGCACATGCGGCACATGCCGACCGGCGGAAGCTTCGGGTGATGGCAAAACACCGGGATCTCGATGCCCACTTCGAGCGCGGCCTCGACAACCCCTGTGCCCTGCGGCACCGTCACTTCTACTCCATCGATGGTCAGTTTAATATCTGGCATAGTGTCAATTCTATCGCGGGAGCGCCCCGCAGAGCGCCGCCGCCTGAAAATCGATTAGCGCGCGGGTGGCATCGCCGCGCCGGTGTACGCGCTTCCCTCAGCCGCAGCGACATGCGGCATCGGGTGACTCGCGCCCAGCGGACAGCGGCCAAGTTCGATATGCTGGCGGATCTCGTCGGCGAAGTACTTGAGCGCCGAGGCGACCGGAGAAACCGCCGACTCGCCCAGCGGACAGAAGCACTTGCCGAGCATCTCCTTGCCCAGGTCGTTGAGCAGCGGAATATCGCTGGCGCGGCCTTTGCCGTGCTCGATGCGCTCCCAGACCTTGACCAGGAAGTGCGTTCCTTCGCGGCAGGGCGTACACTTGCCGCACGACTCGTGCTTGAAGAACTCGTCGACTTTCATCGAGGCCGCCACAACGCAGGTCGAGTCGTCGAGCACCACCACTGCCCCTGATCCGAGCATCGTGCCCTTGGCCGCGAGATCGTCCCAGGTCAGCGGCAGGTCCAGATGCTCCGGCGTGTTGATCAGCCAGTTGGCCGACGCGCCGCCGGGGATCAGAAACTTCAGCTCGTGGCCGTCGCGGATACCATCCGCCAGCTCGTAGATGAACTGGCGCATCGTGATGCCCAGCGGGATCTCGAAGTTGCCAGGCCGCTTGACGTGACCGCTGATCGAGATCGCTTTGGTGCCGGGCGACTTCTCCGTGCCGTAGGAGCGGAACCAGTCCGCGCCGCGCTCGATGATCATCGGCACGTTCGCCAGCGTCTCGACGTTGTTCACGACTGTAGGCTTGGCGTACAGGCCCGCAACTGCCGGGAAGGGCGGCTTGAGGCGCGGCTGTCCGATCTTGCCCTCAAGCGATTCGAGCAGCGCGGTTTCCTCGCCGCAGATGTACGCGCCCGCGCCGCGATGCACGTAGAGATCGAAGTCGAAGTCGGTGCCCCAGAGCTTTTGGCCGAGAAAGCCCTTGTCGTAGGCTTCGCGGATCGCCCGCTCCAGGTTGCGCGCGCCGTAGGCATACTCGCCGCGAATGTAGATATAGCCGGTGGTCGCGCCGACGGCAAACCCGGACATGATCATGCCCTCGATCATCTGGTGCGGGTTGAAGTCGATCACCTCGTGATTGTTGAAGGTACCCGGCTCCGACTCGTCGGCGTTGCAGACGAGGTACTTGGGCGTGATGTCTTTGGGGATAAAGCCCCACTTGACGCCCGTGGGAAAGCCCGCGCCGCCGCGCCCGCGCAGCCCCGACTTCTTCACCTCGTCGATGATCGCGCTCGGCTGCATCGTCGTGAGCGCCTTGCGCGCCACCTCGTAGCCGCCGCGCCGCATATACTCGTCGATCTGCCCGATGTCGGGATAATCGCGGTTGCGCAGCACGATATGCTCCGTGAGAAACGGATTCGGAAACTCCGAGCCGTAGCCATTTGCGGGACCGCCGGGATAGCCGTTTTCGTAACGAATCGTCTCCATACCAAACGCTCTCCCTTACTTCTCCGCGAACCGGCCAGAGACGCTCAGCGTCTCGCCGCGCTGCACTTTCTGCGCCAGATCTTCGAGCATTCCCGGCACCTGATCCGGCGTGACATCGTACAGGAACTCAAGGTTAGCCTGCATCACGGGCGCGCGGTGGCACGCGCCGATGCACTTAACCCGTTGCAGCGTAAACAGGCCGTCGGGCGTGGTTTCGCCCGCCTGGATGCCGAGCCGCTGCTCAAGATCGGCCACCAGCTCCTCGGCTCCGGTGAAGCAGCACGGATTATCGTCGCAGACCTGCA is a genomic window containing:
- the nuoI gene encoding NADH-quinone oxidoreductase subunit NuoI, yielding MFDLIKGLRTTAKYLFQRPITISYPEVKRPVRERFRGKHELKRYADGKERCIGCSLCAAACPADAIYVEPAENDPNNPVGYGERYAVKYEINMLRCIYCGYCEDACPTNAIVLEHQYELSFYDRKSAVYTKEMLLVPEDKGWGEPPPILQNLNRPPNPPAQMEL
- a CDS encoding complex I subunit 1 family protein, translated to MSFWVRLITLIIVALVLFLGTTTAFAYLTLFERRLLARFQNRVGPNRAGPGGFFQPLADAVKLFFKEDITPTQADKVIYNLSPALAMIPAILLFAVIPFGAYLDLSWLLGQEAAVVPIQFTDINVGILYLLSVTSIGVYGITLGGWSSNNKYSMLGGIRSAAQLISYELALGLSILVAIMLTDQPAAQASAAYPSCALMWQQPAETFSSLSTCRIVESQAGWWNIFKPTGLIAFCVFWLASTAEVVRAPFDLVEAEQELVGGYNTEYSSMKFALFFMAEYIKLIAVSTIGVTLFLGGWRGPGVDVLYNAGYPNIAALVSVGYFLLKLIFFLFLSVWVRATLPRFKYNQLMDIGWKQLLPISLALVAITAVGAIVIDPYLPGLFGAAR
- the nuoG gene encoding NADH-quinone oxidoreductase subunit NuoG; protein product: MPDIKLTIDGVEVTVPQGTGVVEAALEVGIEIPVFCHHPKLPPVGMCRMCLVEVGTPKMDPATKQPVLDGESKPVIAMMPRLQTACTTPVSNGMVVKTNTAEVEFARKGVLEMLLTSHPLDCPVCIKGGECPLQNLTMGYGPAVTRFDYSDKVHFEKPVPLGPLIDLDRERCILCSRCVRFEDEIAGDSVLGFANRGRAWMIQSRSNPPFNSKFSGNTVDICPVGALMSHEFRFAGRVWEVKPVPSICPHCPVGCNITLDMRYRDIKRVQPRANEWVNEIWICDRGRYGHHFADSPKRLTRPLVRHDGGLIETSWQEALEEIAQRLYGIVEGYGGDVIAGLAGGRLANEDLYLFQKLFREVLQSPHIDCRNGTRDEPEHDDLGYAFGVASGTDLGKLGKGTTVLVVGADPEEEAPVYLLRLRGIRRRGGELIVANGRPTKLDAAASSTVRYSYGSETQFVLGVLSAILEGGLEQREFIASRTKNLDTLRTALQPFSVAKVAEQTGIAADVLQAVARSVAGAENLIIVYGREAFAAGTPLLQALGNIALLTGHVGRAGNGVLPILRYNNSRGALDMGVRPSKGPGYTAVSKSGMTARQMLQAAANRKLRAMYIAGLDPVGANPGAEAALNKVDLVIVQDLFMTPTAQLADFVLPAAAFAERDGTYTSAERRVQRFRAARNSLGESRPDWQIIGALGRTLANMMPVAETATVAVGAGRGQTSKKKARTAQMSTQSPWVYRSIDDVNAEIVERVAIYKGASYARLKSSGGVWGRQAVADPVFYDGTSYENTEGFGVQWPTLAEQPNVAFDLVFSQPGALARQDGQMLLVAAPRLYDGGTLMQNAEGLSFWVPRPYVGIARADAARLRISSGDRVRLTSALGALELDAKVDGEVGEGTLLVPDLAEIPLGALQTGVLTPVKIEKVEA
- the nuoF gene encoding NADH-quinone oxidoreductase subunit NuoF, encoding METIRYENGYPGGPANGYGSEFPNPFLTEHIVLRNRDYPDIGQIDEYMRRGGYEVARKALTTMQPSAIIDEVKKSGLRGRGGAGFPTGVKWGFIPKDITPKYLVCNADESEPGTFNNHEVIDFNPHQMIEGMIMSGFAVGATTGYIYIRGEYAYGARNLERAIREAYDKGFLGQKLWGTDFDFDLYVHRGAGAYICGEETALLESLEGKIGQPRLKPPFPAVAGLYAKPTVVNNVETLANVPMIIERGADWFRSYGTEKSPGTKAISISGHVKRPGNFEIPLGITMRQFIYELADGIRDGHELKFLIPGGASANWLINTPEHLDLPLTWDDLAAKGTMLGSGAVVVLDDSTCVVAASMKVDEFFKHESCGKCTPCREGTHFLVKVWERIEHGKGRASDIPLLNDLGKEMLGKCFCPLGESAVSPVASALKYFADEIRQHIELGRCPLGASHPMPHVAAAEGSAYTGAAMPPAR
- the nuoE gene encoding NADH-quinone oxidoreductase subunit NuoE yields the protein MLADTYASEIAAILSRYPIKKSAVLPLCYIAQDEYGYLNIDHIQEVADILDMPYTDVYEVATFYSLIYDQPVGKWVLQVCDDNPCCFTGAEELVADLEQRLGIQAGETTPDGLFTLQRVKCIGACHRAPVMQANLEFLYDVTPDQVPGMLEDLAQKVQRGETLSVSGRFAEK